AATCTAAGAGCAACCAACGCCCACATGGGGCGTGTTTTTGGCCTCCTGCTGTCACTGCAGCCATGGGTACGGGCACTTAGGCCACCACACCCTGTGGCCGATTCCAGCACTATAGAGCCTTGGCTGCTgataaaacataaataataattttgcagAGAGAGAAACACTATGTTCTTGTCACTTGCTGTTCAGGTGGGGGTGGTTGGGGGCGAGGGTTGTTGGGTGGCATGGAGGGGCTCAGTCCTTACTGGCAGGCAGGTTATTGCATAATCCTTTGTGCACTGTGCTCTCCTGGCACTCTCCTTACTGTCCATAGGAAAATGATCTCAGgacagatttttcttcctctcttgaAATTCTGCTGTTTCAGTAGCCCAGTGACAGTCATTGTCTTTCATTTCCATATGTGAGTTGAAGCCAGAGTCAGAAAAATTTCTACTTTGTTCCCAAACAATAGGACTGTGGTTTTTTGCATGACCACTCTGGGTTTCCAGCCGGTGTGCCATGCTTTACTTCTAGCTGTGGTCCACAGCTGGTGctcagcagaggctggagaATACCCACAGTGAATCCAGGCAGTTATGCAATGCTACACATGAAGTAAAATTCCTTTCTAACCCCTGCAGGCGATCAGTTTACACCCTGAATGATGAGATTTTGATTACCCTTATCTAAGGTACGAATACTGTTATACCAGCGGTGAAATCAGCTGGCTCTGGTAAGGACTATCAAAGCACAGATCTTGGTGGCCTTTAGAGGCTGAAAGTCCTTGGCAGTTCCATCGGGATGTCGTGGTGCTTTGCTATGGATGCAGATGTTATTTACTGAGGCCTTGTAGATCAAAACCCAACTCCTGCCATCTCCAGCCTCACAATTTTCAATGAGCAAATACTGCCCTGGGAAGTGTTGACAGTAGGAATGGCAGGCTGCTTCCTCAGAGACAGCAGGGAGAGCTTGTTGCTTCGATGCTGGATCTCCCTCTGAATGCAGAGACTGGttccagcatccccagccccaCATGGCATCAGTTATAGCTTGGGGAGCAGCTTTGCTCTCCCAGCGAGCATTGTTTCCCAGGGCAGCTTTATTCTTCTGCGAACAAAAGTTGTTGAGCTGCAGGGAAGCTCCTGGCTGGAAGGTGGGACCTTTCCACAGCCTGACTGAGACTGATGGGTGGAATGAGGCTGGATGTTGTGTTACACACTCAGATGCATCTCTCCCCAGGGTTCTTCTGTCTTGTATTTCACATCTAGAGGAAAaagtatgttaaaaaaaaaaaaaaatcaagccagCAGTAAGCCAGAGCTGCTTGTACTGCTCAGCCTGATGGGGGGGAAGGAGAATTGATAAGTTAATCAGTTTTCAAGGTCAGGAGAAATCAATAGGACCAGTCAGTCTGGTGTGCTGTGCAAATCAGACCCTAAACACGCTAGTGAGTCCTGTACCAGGCTTGCCTGAGAGATAGCATTGTTGTTTTGACTCATGGGAGGATCTCTCGCACCACAGGGATGAGTTCCAATATAAGACCAGGGATGAATAGACTGAATTAGGTGTGACCCAGAGGATAATGTAGCCTTCTGCATCTTAATGTATTCATCTATGAAATGCAAATAATAATAGGGGAACCTTGTAGGGATTCATTAGTCCTTTGAAGATGGTATGTGTTACATGCTATTATTGTGATCTTCCAAAGTTGCCTTTTGGACCTACACCTCTTGCTGTTGCTCACTTCCTGATtcatttccctctcctccctggcaCTGTCAAGCCACATCAGCAGTGGCAAAGGCCTGTCCAGGACAGTCAGCTACATGTCATGGTGGCTCATGGCCTGGGAAGGGTTGCAAAGATGAGGTTCATGCTCTGGTTCAAGCACAGGGGGCTGGGAATTGCTGCCATGGCATTGCAGGTGTGACAAGGAGACCCgggagctttctgtgctggaggaTGTACAAGTGGCATGTCAGACAGTCCATAACCCAAGATACATTCTGTGACTTTCAGATCAGAACTAAAATGGTGGATTTTGGCAAGAAAGGAAACCTGGAGACAGGGAAGAGTGTAACTTACGAGGCACTGGGTTCAGAGGAGGTTGCAGCAGATGCTGGATTTAGGGAAAGTTCTTAAATGCTGTTAGTGCACAGAGATTTGCAAATCAATTGTTCCAAATTAAGTTTatcccctttctttccttttgataTAGTAAGTTCACTTAACACAgaattctgggttttttttgagtctgttttattcttcagtaaagactgctgctgtgctccagATGTGTTTCTGAAATGATTTTTGCTGAGGCTTCCTGTGCTCTAGGATGCAGAGCACTCACTGTGCACCTGATTCTTAGAGGTGGATGAAATTGGGAAGTTCCCATCATTCTTCTCCTGGACTCGAGCAATTCATCCTCCTTGGTGAGTTGCCAGAGAGGGAGTAGTGCACCAGGATGGGAGTTAACACCCTCCACTGCAGCATTTGCAGGGATGCAGCCAGGTGTTGTGAAGGGTCAGCAGATGGGTTGCACATCCAGCACCACAGTGGGAATTGAGCAGCCTCTTGGGAAGGACTTCACACTGGGGCAGACTCTGCTTTGGGCTCAGGGAGCTTGTCCTGGCTGAAGGGAAGAGACTGTGTTGTAGATTGTGGGTACCTCTAGTGACAGTGGGATTTCAAGTGACCTAAACTTGTTTCTCTCGAGTTCTCAcctgagagctgcagcagcagaaggttCAAACAGGGGAACTCTGAGGCATGTGGCTATTGCAGTCCAGAAATTCAAGCCTACTTCTATTGGCTTGAGGCTGACTGGCTTGTTGGCTGATCAGCACCTGGATTTTGGTCACAGGAGGGCATGAGGGCAAAGAGCTTTGTCCAGTGTCATAAACCTTGTTCTTCCATGGGATGTGTGTGGATGAGGTACCTCCCAAGCTGCACACAGGAGATGGGTGAGACTTGTAACTGCTCTTGCAGCAGAGGGCAGTCCAGGGTGGGTGCATAATTGGGTATCTTGGACAGGGAACCATCTTGATGTGGTGGTTGCCAGCAGAGGTGGTTCCAAGGCATTAGGCAAGATGTGCAGAACAGACCTTCCCTGTGGGCAGCACTTCTGCCGATGATGCTCAAAAGGCTGTGTTAGCTTTGATGTTAGTGGAGCAGCACAATAACCTGCCCTTGGTATTTCTTATTTGGCAGCTGCAGATAAGCCCAAAATGAGCTGCAAGGGGCTGTTTGCTCTGAATATAAAGTGTTAATGCTGAGAAACTGATTAAAAATAGGTGTCTCTGAAGTCCTGCTGGAAACTGGCATTCAAACAATGAAGAGCTACCAAAGCACAAATGGTTTAAAAAACGCCCCAAACCCAACCAATCAAAAAAATCCTCAAGCAAACCCACCCTACCCTCACCCCATCctctccccctgcaccccctggaaaaaaagcaaacccacccccccaaaataaacaaacaaccccTGCCCCCAACCAGTTATACTGCCAAGATGTTTCTCCCTGATAAAAATATCCCTAAGTGATGCTAAACCCATTAGGAAGGAGGTGATCCTGTCTGCAAAACATGTCACtaatgggaagaaaaacaacttcCTGAGTGGACAAGGCAtctcaattatttttatctctccATAGATACATTCCTGTGCAGGCACAGGCTGTGAAGGAGTGAAATGTGGGAACATCAGAAAAGGGGAGAATTTTCATAGGAAAAGGAGTGTAATGTACATCACTAATTGGGGTGTGAATCATTTGGCTGCTTATTGGACTCCCTTCCCCATTCTCCTCCTTCAGTGTccctggagagggaaggggtgaATGGCCCCTGTGGCTGTGTCCTGCCCACCACAGTGCTGGCCCAGCTTGGTGGCTTTAGGATTTTTTCCTGGGACTCCTCACAGTCTCTTGGGTTTTCAGCAGATGAGAGTTTCCCTAAATTTCATGTTATGCTCccattttctcctgcattttcaTAGTTGCTCCTTCATGATTATTTTTATCCTGATTCCTGTTTTTCTAGCAGAATGTGGTGAAAAATAGACCCAGTGAGAGCTGTCCTACCAGGGATAGCATCATTATATGCTGTTTACTTTTCCAAAATTTTAACTGAGACATGAACAAAAGAATCTTTGCAATATCTCTTCTTGccctctgctgcttttctcagtGGCATATTGCTCTTCAGCTGTTTGGcataactttttaaattaagattAGCAAGATGCTATCCTAAATGCATTGCTAAAGCATCAGGATCATCTCTCTTACAGATCCAATCCTCCAATACAAATTGCTATGGAAATTAATGGGCTGTCTGGATTCCAGTGCAAGATTGAGACTTTATAGTGTAAATCGATCAATATAGTGTAAATTGGTCAATACAGGCAATCAAGTGAGTCAGGCAAGGTTTATGCTTAATACACTCTTGCTGTCATCCCTCATTATTCTGTTCAGGTTTGTGTAACTCAAGCACACACACGCAAATCCTTCAAACCATATGGCTTTGCTGGGTTCTCTCCATCCCTTTACTTCACATTTCATACcattgctggttttttttggaaGTTGTAGTTATGCAGTAGTAATTAAGATGGaaatccttctcttttttttttttttttttttccccttagagTTTTGTTACTGAatatggttttggttttggtatcAAGGTGTGTTTGGGCCATTCCAACCTTCTCCCACATGTTGATATGGGTATAATTGGTGGACAGGATGCTGCTGTAGTGGGAATACGGGAGAAAGATGGGGTGGTCACAGGGCCAGTGTGGGGTCAGGACCTGgatctctctcttcttttccttgtcTCTCTCTACCCTGCCAGGTTGGGAgctgctctcacctggccagTCTGACCAGATATGGCACCCACTCTGCTTCCTTCAGGAACAGGGCAGTCGGCCAGCTTGTCTTAAATCAGGGAATTGTTTCACTTGTCTGTAGGAATAGAGCTTTTGGTGTTTTACTTCTCTGTAGGTATGGAGCTTTTGGAGgattgaaaattttaaaaaacaaaacccattttaaaaatgcatttccccttcccaaaccctccCACCTCATGGCTGACTCATGGACAGACACTTCAGTAACAAATAACATCTTTTGTTTCTGTCCTTCAAATAGATTTCCCAGCTCTAACCACTTTTAAACTACCATAcactttcttgctttttctcttccagtTCTCCCAAGGATATACTGACACATGCTGTATCAGCTTAGTTTTATTCTCTTCCTGTTGGCCTCCCCTCTAATTCCACACCCAAATATGCATACAGAAATTATGATTCAGGACAACACACAGCTCTTCACATCTGCCGTGAACCATCTGTATGACCTCAGGCAGTTTACTTCTCTGTTCCAAACTCTCCACTGTGTGAACCTGCACATGATTTCATTTTGAGTTGAGGAGAAATGTTAAGGATGACCACACACTAAAGTAGGAGTCTAATTGCTTGGCTTTGGCTCCAGTTGTAAACAGTAACAACTGTTCTGATCTCAGAAGCGTGTGGCAGCAGTTTATTACAAGGATTTATACTGAGCTGTGGTGGCTTGTCTGGCCAAACACATATGTCATGCAGAAGTATGTTTTCTTCCTCAGATGGTACTGATCTGCCTCTCTGCACATCCACAGCCTGTGCTTGAGTCCCTCATCGCTCTGCTCTACTTCACTGACTCATTTATCCTCTTTCAAACCTTGCAAATGGCTTTTCTCTccaaattcttctctttttcactGGAGAACAAGGCACACAGCTTCTTCCCATGTAAATCACATTCCAAAACTTTgatgtcatttttattttcctctctggaATCTCCTGAGAAACCCTGCACAGGATGATTGCCTTCATCTTATCTCATCTTTGGGAGAGACCTGAGCAGGGCTGCTTCACTGGACCCTTTAACATCAATAACAACACACCTCTGTGAGTACCTCAAAGAGCAGCTTCTATATGGTCTGCCAAGTCCCACCTGGGCTGAGGAAAGGTTTTCACTAATAACACTGCAATTTTTTCTTAAGACAACAGGGAAAAGATGAGGATCTGGCAGTATGGTTTTACCATTGACACAGCTACTGTGTGAACTGTAGCATCAAGGCTAAAGAATTTCAATAAAGCCTCAAACTTGATGTTTTTCAACCTTTCCTGAATGTTTACTCCTTAAGTTCATACTGAGGGGCTTTTATAAAAGCAAACTGACTTTCCAGAGGTTTGAGTGACCTGGCCTTCCTGTTGTCTCTTCTGGAGccacattattaaaataaagccCTTTCAGCTATTTTGTTGAGATATGAAAGGGTATTAGTGGTGTGTTGACTGGAGTACCCACTGTCCTATGAACCACCCTAAAGATGGCAAGAATCCCTCTGTGGGGGATCTGAAATGGTCTATTTATAATTTTCTTACCTTGACAAAATGCAGGGAGTGACTGAAATATGTCCCATCCTTATGGAAATTAATTGTGTTAATGAGATCATTAGAATTTAGAGTAGTGTCATCAAACTGGTTTTTTCAGCTAATGATGGTTCTTGGGAAGATTATGTCATAACGAAGGCGGAGAATCTGGTCATCTATATATATGTGATCAGACCTGAGCCCTTTCTTTGGGTTTCATTGAGCAATGCACTAGTAGAGTCAACACAGGCAAAGAGCTGCCACCCTCACCATGAAAATAGAAGGTGCCTCGTTGGTCCTTGCTCTggcatttttctgcttcttctcaGGTTAGTAACTTCTGATGTTCTCTGTGCTGAATCTGGGACTGGCAGAGGACGCAGCCTGGGAGATCCCATAAAAACAGTGGGATAAAGGACTAGAGCCCTTGTTGTTTAAAAAGCATAGTGGCATAACAGAAGaccaccctttttttttgctgtactACATGTATTGATTTAACTTCTTGATAATGGCTTTTTCTCTTGTGTGTGAAAATGGTGAAGTTTTATTGGTAGGTAAAAGCATCtatttttaatagaattaacagtttaagaaaaaaaaacccaacccaaaccccatTTGTCTAAGTGAAAGAATACCAATTTCGAAACAGACTGAATTTTTGCATAAAAAGCCCAAGTTTGAACACAAATGTAATACAATTTTTGGTAAATTCAGAAAAATGGTAATTTCTTGTCAACACTTGCTAAGGAATGCATTTTTATATGGCTGTAATAATTTGGCTACAATAGAGAGACTTCAGCAGGAGTTATGTTTGATGTAATGGTTTTTCAATTTACTGCCTGTTTCCATTGAAAAAGAGATAATGGGGGATTTCTTGATGGTTCCCTGCGATGCTACTGATGATGTAAAAGAGGATGAAACATATTATACCAGCTTTAAGTGGCTTAGTAGAAAGAAATATGTATCAGCTACTCACCTGCTGACTCAGTATTAATTTAGTAATTTGTGTGAGGTATTGCAAATGGAATGGGCCTTGAAAAGGAATTTGTCATTTTGGACAAACAACAATGGTATGGCCTAGCTCTGATATCCCAGTTTTAAGTGATGGTGAAGAaagccaaaaatattttgtggggTTGATACAACTACCAAGGCAGGGATGTAGAATAATGGGAAAACAGTTACTGAACCATCCTTGGATTTTAAGCCTGACAAAAGTAACACAGTAAAGGAGGGCGCAAAGGCACAAAAAAATGGATACGCTTTTGCATTTGAATAACAAAAAAGTGCTATGTTCCAGAAACTCTCTGATGCCTAGTCCTTTCTATCAGTGTAAAATAATGCATTGGATTAGCTTTTATCGAGAGGTATTTGGGTGGATTAGGAAActgcattattttaattaaatgcttttgctttaaaatttccCTTCAAAGATTTTTGTATGGTTTCATTGTTGGTTTTTCTGTCACAGATGTTGCCAGCCAAGCTTCGATTAAGGCGAGTCCAACCTTTTCTATTCTGATTCTCCTTTTGTTTTGCCAACTTACACTGCTTAATGCATGCTCTGAGCAAAGTCATTTAGGAGGACTATACTTAGGCATCATAGTGCTTTTTCAATGGTGGAAAAAGCAGTGAATCTCTCCATATTTAGAGACAATACTGTTGTAATACAGTAATGGCTCTAGCTGATAGTGTGTGTTTGGTGCATGATGCTGAGAACATATTcaagcagctctgggctggaaATCTCATGAAATGAAGTTAGAAATGGcatgaattatatttttaatgatattttataATATAGCTTCTGATCCATCAGAAACTCCTGCTTCTGATAATTCCTGAGTTTCATAATTAAAAGAATTAAGGCAAGTCCTTTGAGtctcagaaaataatttgattcaATGACTGAGAAGTCAGTTCCATTCATGTTTTAATCAAGCAAGCTGGTCTCCTTGGTAAAGATCCTTTCGGAAAACGGAGTAGCCAAAAATAACTAAACGGTTCATTGCTTCTCCCTAGTCTGCATTCCAGTTACCCAGCAGATGAGGCGAAGGGCTGCTGCAGCATCACATAATGTTACTGCTCTGCTTCCTGAGAGGGTTGTACTTTTCTGTGCTTGTCTTGCACCTGAATTGCTATTCAGTCACTCTGGTCCGTTCATTCCTCTTGCATCCCTCTGGCACTTCTAGGCCTGTATTTTCTGCTCTTGAATGACTTTATAACATGGAGTCCTTCCCTGCAGCGGGTAGCAATTTGCGTCTGTAtgcaaattaaatatatattctttaaaTATGTATTCATTTTCACGTGATTAATGATTCTTGCAATGGGTTTTGGACTTTCTAGTTGTCTTTTCTGCCTTGGGAGCTGTGAGCAGGGCTCTCGATACAGCCTGTACCACGTGTGGTGTGTAgtgagggatgggcaggagtgTGGCAGCCCCAGGCCTGGTGTGAGCAAACTGGTGCTGTTTGAGGGCATGTAGCACACccaaaaaagattaaatatgAATGAACTGTTCTCAGGATCTTGATGGTAGCCTCCACTGACTGTTCTCCTCTGTGCTTTTCAGAATGAGTGCAGGAAAATTTGGTCGCTTCTGCGCAGTGGGAAGTTTTCCTGTCCCACCACCAAGGAGCCCTTCAGGAGCCCGAATAGCAAAGGAGACCTCAACAAGTGCATGATGTGCCAAAGGCTGCTGTGAGTATTGGCTGCCTGCTGGCTCCAGTGGCCGTTCTGCCCATCTGTCCTCTCTTCCCATAGTGATGAGCCCACTCTCAAGAGTTTCTGTAttgtcctgggccagtcagACCAGTTAGTAACTCTTCAGCAAACCTGTGAACCTAGTCCATCTCTCCAGCTCATCACATGGTGGGGACTCACCACGGGGTGTGAGGAGCAAATGCAGGGTGAAAACTGACAGATTTAGTTTCTTATTTCTGTAGGTGGTGTTTATTAGGATGAGAGACCTTGATATTAGGCAGGGAGAAAGGATGGCACCACCAGTGCAGAGGTGCTAAACACCCAGTGCTGGTCCATCCTGCTGCCTTGCGCAATGGGGAGGTGGGGTCGGCAGGACTGGCCTTTAATCACCACCTGTCTTGGCTTTGCATCCAAGGACTGCAGCTGCTCCGTCACTCACACCTCCCTTTCTTGCAGGGAAAGAGACTCAAACAAAGGGAGTGGTGGAGAGGTGGACAGGAATGTGAACTCCTTGGGAAAGGTGAGGTGAAACATCACTGCTGAAGCCAGTTTTATTGGCGCACTGGGAGCAGGATGATGCAGTGGCTTTGCGTCTCCTGCCTCTGACCCGCATCCCGAGTGCGCTTCCTTGTCTGCAGTGTGGGGAAATCCTGGCTTGGACAGTGGGAAAGGGTCCAGCAATGCACCTGCAATGAGAACTGGACAAACATGCTCTGCCATGGGAAGAGGGTCTGAAGGAGTGTGAGGCTTTGTGCCATCCATGAGcataaaagaaaccaaaactccTCACGGCTCCTCCCAGGCAATCTTGTCCCAATCGGGCAATTACTGACACGGCACATACAGTCTGTGCCTGACCCAGAGTACACACCAAGGAGGATACCTGCCTGTTTATAAGGCACACCATTGGTATCTGGCAAATAATTAATAGCAAGTTTGGCGCATGTGAGCTCTGACTAGGGCAGGGTGTGGGAACAGGCCGGCTCTAATTGTCCCTTGTTTATCTTGTCGATGCACCTGGCTGGTTTCTTTTACCCATAGCTGCCTTTCTAGATAGAAGGTCTTTATGTGGAGGGAGCTGCCTTTTTAGCCTTGGATTTTTATTCTAGGTGGGAGTGAATTGGTTTCCATCAGATAGTGTTGGTTGtggtgatttatttatttatattttacatctGGTAAGCAGGGTAGCTTCCTAGCTCTTGTGTGTCTGGGCAAATTAAAGGCTTTGTAAAGCATAGCTGTCCTAAGGGAgatctttttttaaacacctgACTTGCCAAAGTGTGGTCCGGATGGCAGAAGGACAGTTTTACAGCATCAGGAAAAGACCTACACTGAATTTCTTTGTTAAGCCATAGATTTTCTGTCTGGCTTTTGGCAAGTAATTTTCTAGGCCTGACTTCCccatctgcagagctgggatAAGTTATCAAACCATCTCCTCTACACAgtgtgaaggaaaaaatgtattaCAGATCACGTGGCAGATAAGGTTGTAAGTGCTGCATAAACGATTTCACATGTACCATGGGTTTCTTATGCTGCAGACCTGCCCTGAAAGTTATAGGAAAGCTGTTCGGAGGAAAGTAAAGGCCAACCTGAAATGCTTAAGTGGGTTTTGCTACAAAAGCCTTTTGTGAAATAGAGTGCTTGGGTTCAATTAACACATACCATCACGTTAAGTGGAAGGTGAAAACACCCACATCTTACTCTCCTGTACCTGGGAATGTAAGGTGTGCAAGGATTATACTTTTTTATGCCTGCAGCTTCATCTTTTTACTgtgcataattttaaaattcttggtAGTATGTTCTCTCATGAGATATGGGAAAACTGactttctcatttaaaattCACTGAAATTGTAGATTTTATACTTAGAGCACAGCTTAGGTCCTTTGGGCAGGCTCTTGCATGTCTTTTCTATTAGCAATAGAAATAAGGCTACCCTGGATGTAAAAGACAGATCTGCTCATCTAAACATactgatttatttgttttatgcTGCATGCTATGGTTTTCCATTGAGTTACTCctcaaggaaataaaatagtGTTTGAAATGTATTTCATTGGGTGAATAATCCTTTGTGGATTTGTGGGAGATGTGTCTCTGTCAGCATATCGGTGTCAACCCGTGCTTTTGGTATTTGTACAGGATGACTGTCGGGAGTTTCGGGATCTGTTCAAGAAAGGGAAACTTTCCTGCACCAGGGAAAATGACCCTGTCCGGGATGCCTCTGGGAAGCAGCACAGCAATAAGTGCATCATGTGTGCAGAGAAGTTGTGAGTAACAAAAAAGAATCACTTGCCCCTCCTGTGGCTGATGAAGGGGAAAACCTCTGCTCCCTGGAGCACCCTGGTATTCACTTTCtcatcttccttctcttccagcaaAAGGGAGAATGAGCGGAAGTTATCTAAAAACAGACAAGGAAAAGATAAGGTGAGATTAAAGTATTAGGCAGGTCAATATAGAACTTTATTGGATTTCCACCCGAGACAGACAAAAGGCAATGTTATTCTATGCAGTTGCTCGGTCTCCTCTGACTTAATTTTGAGATCcactttcctttccctccctatTTATTATTAATGCTCTTGAATCCCTCAAGTAAACAACTTGTGCCTGAATGTCATGGTCTGTCCCACTGACCTGTGGATCTAGGTACAGGCAAACCCCATCAGAGTAGGAAACCAGCTGTGCTGTACTGTCCTAAATCAGAGGGTGGACATGTCAGTGCTCCTGATGGTGCTAATtaggtgaaaaagaaaaatgtggggAAAACTGAACTCTACACATTTTAGGAGATCATTGTGTTCTGGGAGGAAAGCTTAGCCTTGTGTTATCTCCAGGCCTGTTGTTCAgttttagctttttttattGGAAACTTTGTTATCATGGAGCTGCCATTCACCACCTTTTCCTTGGCATGCTGCAGccaccatgtccctgtgccCTGATGCTTTGCTGGGAAAAACAGCTCTGTAAGGGTGGAAAATAGTCGCTTTCCAATCCTTACCTCTTGATTCCTGCTATAGTAGGGACTGGTGCGGTCCCCTTAAGCTTCAGTCTTGGGGATAATCCTATTTTAGTGTTTTTCTAATGATTTTGGCACCAAAAAATAGAAGTATAAGTGAAATTTGCTTGGGGTAAAGCTGGGAGGCAGTATCAGCAGAAAAGGATCAGCAGATCACTCAAGACTAATTGGATACCACTGAGGCCTGGAGTAATAGAAACAAGATAAAATGTAATGGCACTGCAAGATCACACAGTCAGTGATTAATAAGAATTCATACTCATTGGTTAAAAGTGACAGAGGATAAGAAAGCTCTGCATTTATTAGTGGGTCAGGGATGCGACAAGCCATGAAAAAGGCAAATGCGCAACTCAGATGGACTCAGTGAGATTTTTGCAGCAGAGGTCGAGAAGTTAACAGGGCTCCAGAAATATTGGTTCAAAGGGAGAGCGTTTGAGAGAGGCTGTTGGGGAAGGCACATTTGTCTTGAAGGCTGAGGATtgggctgctgagctgggctggccCCAGGGAACAAGAAAAAGAGGGACTGGGAGAGCTCTCCTGGGCTAGTCATGGAGCAAAAGCATTGCCTGAACTGCTCAGGGGTGTGAGCACATGCTGGTGGTGGGGCAGAAACAGTGAGGTTTTTGGGGAGCCCCTCTGAAGTAGGTGCAGTACTTATTTGTGGTGGGGGTAATGCACTGtgactgctgagcacagcaggagcaggctCATCCTGCACCGGATCACCTCTCCTACCCATGGCTAGTATGGCTCTAGGAAAACTTGGGGTTTTGCACTCAGAGTGGTTTGCCAGTGTTAGTGCCATGGGAAAGCTGAGGAGATGGAGGTTGAGATGCTCTGGATGGGATGAGGGACAACACTGGGGAAATCTGctggcagagaggaggaggtgCTATAAACTTCTGAGCAAAGCAAAGAATGGGGCCAGTGACCTGCTAGGGACCTTCATGCAAGCTATCAAAAACCCTGTGCACAAAAAGGGCAGAAAATAGCAAGTGTTAAAACCTcttttgtaaaaagaaaagagtaagTGAAATTCAGTTACTTACCCTCTGTACTTGCTGTTTGGAACTGGCTATTGCAGTGTGTGAAATAGTTGAAATTAGGGAGGCCGAATGTTTCCATCCATGTTACATAACAGGGGCAAGTTAACACAGTTTCTGTGCAGCAATTTTGAACAAGGAACAAATTAATGATCCACTCTCCAAACAACCTGCCTCTGCCTGTGGACTATTAAGTATGCTTGCATTGTGCTTTTATGTTTTAACTGCTTCTTCTATATTGACTTCGATCCCAAAGTGTGGCTGATTTGGAGGACACTACTctctttgtaaagaaaattatCTGAGCTACTATCTGGGAAAAGGCTGTAGCTGTGTATTAAGGATGTTGGGAGAAGAGGGAGTGACTTATCACCGTATTGGTCACATCACTGGCATGCTTTGGATAGCCCAATGAGGAGAATAATAATTAGTTGGACCATACTAGAAAACTCCCCAACACGTGCTGTGCAGGCAGAAGGATCTGGAATTTTTCTGACTCACTCCTCTGTTTATATGCTAAGTGGCTGGTGCTGCACACCCTCTTCTCTCACCCCCACCCAGACTCTCCCGGGATGCATTTGTGATGGTTCAATGCTTTCCTGGCAGGGAACCCCACGTTCCCAAGGGTCAGGTCAATAAGACAAGGA
This DNA window, taken from Pseudopipra pipra isolate bDixPip1 chromosome 15, bDixPip1.hap1, whole genome shotgun sequence, encodes the following:
- the LOC135422600 gene encoding serine protease inhibitor Kazal-type 5-like isoform X3, whose amino-acid sequence is MKIEGASLVLALAFFCFFSDVASQASIKNECRKIWSLLRSGKFSCPTTKEPFRSPNSKGDLNKCMMCQRLLERDSNKGSGGEVDRNVNSLGKDDCREFRDLFKKGKLSCTRENDPVRDASGKQHSNKCIMCAEKFKRENERKLSKNRQGKDKDDCSEFRSQFEAGGRLSCTRENNPVRDASGKQHTNKCLMCADKFKKEAQRGGQSGGTGQRNRLPTSERTNQKNCGGSRQGVNERRPFSTGRGPQRNTAQRGRNCDRSLGRKSQSRDTDESQME